The proteins below are encoded in one region of Oncorhynchus nerka isolate Pitt River linkage group LG15, Oner_Uvic_2.0, whole genome shotgun sequence:
- the LOC115127505 gene encoding LOW QUALITY PROTEIN: axin-1-like (The sequence of the model RefSeq protein was modified relative to this genomic sequence to represent the inferred CDS: inserted 1 base in 1 codon): MSVVRDPQGAYRGVGGGDHLGGLGMGMGXDPHSHFTEHAPRPPVPGEEGDDRDPHHLPSSHGGRPLTQSTCYPPSKTDASFRSSESPSSATPRRPDLDLGYEPEGSASPTPPYLKWAESLHSLLDDQEGIQLFRGFLRQEGCGDQLDFWFACSGFRKSSQEKRPKLAKAIYRKYIQDSNGIVSRQIKPATKSFIRDCVVRLHLDPAMFQQAQTEIQSTMEENTYPLFLKSDTYLEYTQTGEESPKPPSDHSSSSGPGQPGYLPTLTEDVEWRCREEEEEEEESGDTQASRLTQRLLMETAPHRVSTNRRAGESREYRPCREPVVNPYYVNMGSARAPATSANDSEQQSLSSVSDGDTLSLTDSSVDGVPPYRYRKQHRREMHESAKANGRVPLLHIPRTYRVPKDVHVEPERFAVDLISRLEAVLREREAQERLEERLKRVRLEEEGDDADVSMVNSLPPYGNKPLPPSTSSLFPHYGSRYSETSYNGVLALQDAHEENPEAILDEHVQRVMETPGCQSPGTGRHSPKSRSPDGGVYPPPHSGRTQWPPGVKGHKPGAKGGDPTGMGAGVYHHKHGYHYPPGGTKPKEPQMDEVVLGGGGGGSRTQGNGLWNGEAHHYSTGKGRNYADGAGTMDAMGYSSKGSTLSKRGSKKGAEPTGKGDEGRVQEAQVPLEDLERNHKILQWMMEGEALRHKKNTHGSTTGSRKTQGSVELLRPSSVERPGAVHPWVSAQLRNNVQPSHPFIQDPTMPPNPAPNPLTQLEEARRRLEEERRRTALLQAKQRQKSLSSKKQGSQCENVTVAYYFCGEPIPYRTTAKGRVVTLGQFKELLTKKGFYRFYFKKVSDEFDCGVVFEEVKEDDAVLPIYEEKIIGKVEKVD; the protein is encoded by the exons ATGAGTGTGGTCCGAGACCCACAGGGGGCGTACAGGGGGGTGGGAGGGGGTGACCATCTGGGGGGtctagggatggggatgg tggaCCCCCACAGCCACTTCACAGAGCACGCCCCTCGACCCCCTGTCCCTGGAGAAGAGGGGGACGACCGTGACCCCCACCACCTCCCCTCCAGCCATGGAGGCCGCCCCCTCACCCAGTCCACCTGTTACCCCCCCTCCAAAACAGACGCCTCCTTCCGTAGTAGCGAGTCCCCTTCCTCGGCCACCCCCAGGCGGCCGGACCTGGACCTAGGGTACGAGCCTGAGGGCAGCGCCTCCCCCACGCCTCCCTACCTGAAGTGGGCGGAGTCGCTCCACTCTCTCCTGGATGACCAGGAGGGCATCCAGCTGTTCAGGGGCTTCCTGAGACAGGAGGGCTGTGGGGACCAGCTGGACTTCTGGTTCGCCTGCTCCGGATTCAGGAAGAGCAGCCAGGAGAAGAGGCCCAAGCTGGCCAAGGCCATTTACAG gaAGTATATCCAGGATAGTAACGGCATCGTGTCGAGGCAGATTAAACCAGCTACTAAGAGCTTCATCAGAGACTGTGTGGTTCGACTGCATCTGGACCCTGCCATGTTCCAACAG GCCCAGACGGAGATCCAGAGCACTATGGAGGAGAACACCTACCCTCTGTTCCTGAAGTCAGACACCTACCTGGAGTACAcccagacaggggaggagagccCCAAACCACCCAGCGACCACAGCTCCTCATCGGGTCCTGGGCAGCCCGGCTACCTGCCCACCCTCACAGAGGACGTagagtggag GTgccgggaggaggaggaggaagaagaggagagcggGGATACGCAGGCCAGCAGGCTGACCCAGAGGTTGCTAATGGAGACTGCTCCTCACAGAGTGTCGACCAATCGGAGAGCAGGGGAAAGCCGAGAGTACAG ACCATGCAGAGAGCCGGTGGTTAACCCCTACTACGTGAACATGGGTTCTGCTCGCGCCCCGGCAACCAGCGCTAACGACAGTGAACAGCAGAGCTTGTCCAGCGTCTCCGACGGCGACACACTCTCACTGACCGACAGCAGtgt ggatGGTGTTCCACCCTACCGGTATCGTAAACAGCATCGTAGAGAGATGCATGAAAGTGCCAAAGCCAACGGACGTGTGCCCCTACTTCATATACCT CGTACGTACCGTGTACCAAAGGATGTCCACGTTGAGCCGGAGAGGTTTGCTGTTGACCTCATCAGTCGACTGGAGGcagttctgagagagagagaagcacaggagagactggaggagagactgaAGAGGGTCAGACTG gaggaggagggtgacgACGCCGACGTCTCCATGGTAAACTCCCTCCCCCCCTACGGCAACAAGCCCCTCCCCCCCTCCACCTCGTCCCTCTTCCCCCACTACGGGTCCCGTTATTCAGAGACCTCGTACAACGGTGTTTTGGCGCTACAGGACGCGCACGAGGAGAACCCGGAGGCCATCTTGGACGAACACGTGCAGAGAGTGATGGAGACGCCGGGGTGTCAGTCACCAGGCACCGGGAGACACTCGCCCAAGTCCCGCTCCCCCGACGGAGGGGTGTACCCTCCACCTCACTCTGGGAGAACCCAGTGGCCTCCAGGGGTGAAAGGTCACAAGCCAGGAGCCAAGGGAGGGGACCCAACGGGGATGGGAGCAG GTGTGTACCACCACAAGCATGGCTACCACTACCCCCCAGGGGGCACCAAGCCCAAAGAGCCCCAGATGGATGAGGTGGTgctgggtggaggaggaggaggctccaGGACCCAGGGGAACGGCCTGTGGAACGGGGAGGCCCACCACTACTCTACCGGGAAGGGACGCAACTACGCAGATGGGGCTGGGACCATGGACGCAATGGGCTATAG CAGTAAGGGCAGCACCCTATCGAAGCGTGGCTCTAAGAAGGGGGCGGAGCCGACAGGTAAAGGTGATGAGGGGCGTGTCCAGGAGGCCCAGGTACCGCTGGAGGACCTGGAGAGAAATCACAAGATACTGCAGTGGATGATGGAGGGGGAGGCACTACGACACAAAAAGAACACAcacgg gagTACCACAGGCTCCAGGAAGACCCAGGGGAGTGTGGAGCTGTTGAGACCCAGCTCTGTAGAGCGTCCTGGGGCAGTGCACCCCTGGGTGAGCGCCCAGTTGCGGAACAACGTGCAGCCCTCCCACCCCTTCATCCAGGACCCCACCATGCCTCCCAATCCTGCACCCAACCCCCTCACTCAGCTAGAGGAGGCCCGgaggagactggaggaggagaggaggagaaccgCCCTGCTGCAGGCTAAACAGAG acagaAGTCTCTAAGCAGTAAGAAGCAGGGGTCACAGTGTGAGAACGTAACTGTGGCGTACTACTTCTGTGGCGAGCCAATCCCCTACCGCACCACGGCCAAAGGTCGCGTGGTGACCCTGGGACAGTTCAAGGAGCTACTCACCAAGAAGGGCTTCTACAG gTTCTACTTTAAGAAGGTGAGTGATGAGTTTGACTGTGGCGTGGTGTTTGAAGAAGTCAAAGAGGATGACGCCGTCCTGCCCATCTACGAGGAGAAGATAATCGGTAAGGTAGAGAAGGTGGACTGA